A window of the Hordeum vulgare subsp. vulgare chromosome 5H, MorexV3_pseudomolecules_assembly, whole genome shotgun sequence genome harbors these coding sequences:
- the LOC123399342 gene encoding protein RALF-like 33: MARLSVASLALLAAAAAVTCLPAPASAGELASMLLSRAAACDGIIGECGVDEDEEMGTGTGAGEALRRSLERKPTARYISYAALRADQIVCNKRGASYYTNCGSMQQMNPYTRGCSAITHCARNMN, encoded by the coding sequence ATGGCAAGGCTCAGTGTGGCCTCGCTCGCGCTCCTGGCGGCCGCGGCCGCGGTCACCTGCCTGCCGGCCCCGGCCTCCGCCGGCGAGCTGGCCTCCATGCTGCTGTCGCGCGCTGCGGCCTGCGACGGAATCATCGGGGAGTGCGGcgtggacgaggacgaggagatgGGGACGGGGACGGGCGCCGGCGAGGCGCTGCGCAGGTCGCTGGAGCGGAAGCCGACGGCCAGGTACATCAGCTACGCGGCGCTGCGCGCCGACCAGATCGTCTGCAACAAGCGCGGGGCGTCCTACTACACCAACTGCGGGTCCATGCAGCAGATGAACCCTTACACGCGCGGCTGCTCCGCCATCACGCACTGCGCGCGCAACATGAACTGA